The genomic stretch aattttcaatcacctttttatctcatatatcacatcacaaaaagtgctacagtaattttttcaaataacttCTTATCCAAACGGAATGAGTCACTTTCCCCTTTTTTAGAATTATTTGAAAAGGAATTGTGGTAGTTCTAATAATTTGGAAATCTCTATTTTGATCACATTAAAACATAGTAATTGTCCCCAAATTATCTTCGAAATCCAAACTTAGTAAAATAAAAGTAGAAACCTATGTTCCTTAGGAAGTCATATTTCTTAAGGAATCATAATTAGTTTCCAACTTcactttaatttcttttatcacCAAGTTTCCAgaacattttttatttttaaataacacCTTTTCATCATCTAATAATAAAAAAACTTGGATCAAAACATGGTTAAAATTTAACAAGATCATGCCAAAAACTATGTTCATCGAAGATCACATAAACATgtgattttcttccaaaaatttctagCCAACTTAATTTGTAAAATTCAACCTTATTagttatttaaaaataaaaattttggccaaaaaaTTATTTCATAATTTAAACAAAACCAGCCAAATTGAATAACTTCAAAAATCTATAAAATTTACCTAATGAAAAACTAATTTACTCTAACTATTCATCAAGCTGCCGACCCTCAGTCGTAGAAATATGTCTCATAACCTAGACATGAATCTCGCAAACTGCAAAGATGCAGAAAAAACTAAAACATCTCAACGTCCATGCATTTCTCCTCTCCTTCCCACAAATTCTTTGGGTGCTGATTCTACCATCGCAAATTGTCAGTGCACAGAAGAACACAACAATTCCCGTTAATGTGGGAGTGGTTCTAGACATGGATACATGGATTGGAAAGATGGGGTTGAGCTGCATCTCCATGGCTCTTTCAGACTTCTATTCCTCCCATAGTGACTACAAGACTAGGATTGTCCTCAACAACCGGGACTCGAAGAAAGATGTGGTTGGTGCTGCAGCTGCAGGTAATGCTTTCTGTTCTTTCAATCTCCGGCCCAGATTCCAATTTAGCAACATATCGTTGTACACTAAACTTCTCGCAAGCAAACTCGTTTCCAACATCTGTTTCTGCATGGAAATTTGCTTGCTTATGAGGTTTAGGATGTGAGAGGGAGGAAGAAATAAGTAGAGGTGGAATAGTTAGAACTAGACGTTTTATCTTTAGATGACAAAACAAGACCACTAACAATTTAGTAGATTAGCTCTTCCCCATCGGCAAGTTTTACCTGATCAACATCAACTATTGGACAAGCCTATATAAGATTAAAGGGTCCATTATTTTTCACATCATATATTTAATCAATTTCCATTGGTCCCGATTTCACCAACAATTTTAAACTGAAAGCTAACGCACCTGTCTACGAAACATCATTTGATTATAACGCGCCTCCTCCGTCGCAgttttctagttttctttttatttttccctctgTTATTACATGCAGCGATATAAAAATGGAGTAAAAATAAATCTCCAAATCCCTATTTTCTATCCTCTCAATTCTCCGAAAGAAATAAACTCCACCCCTCCCATTTCTCATACACAAATCTGCAACCTTGAGGAACTAATCAGCGAAAAGAGAGTTGGAAGAGAAttgtaataataaaaatctCTAGACACTTTTATCTTGTGAATGGGTTTGTAATTAGAACATAAGATATCTTTTCTCGTTGGAAttttttatgtaatttttttcAGAAGGTATTCCCAAACACTCGGGCTTGTTGCAAAGTTCTGTGGCATTGGCTTGTGTATTGAATTTCTGGTGAAGTTGCAGTTCTAATACTCATTTGTTGTTTGAGTTGATGAGTTATCTGTTCTACATTGAGTTAATCATTCTGTTGAGTGTGGGTACAAAATGCCAGGATGACAGAATGTTATGCCCATTACCTGTTCGATAAACTGCGTAAAAGAATAGCTTTAGTAAAGCTAAAACGTGGAAAACGAATTATTCTGTCTTGATCCCATTCCCACTTTTACGTTCCTTGTTGATAAAATTTGACACTTGGGACTCATTAATTATCTAGTTGGCAAGTTGACATTGGTTATTGAGATTCCTCATTGATAAAGCATGCCCCATCACCGTCAGAATGGAAAGGCGCATGATTGTTTGTTATGTACGTGTAAATTTTCACCATATTACACATGCTAACCTGAACTTCATATCATCCTGAAACTAATTGCTCTAGAAAACGTAAACAATTAGGCTGTTGACTGAAGTATTCGCTAAAGGTCTTCAGCCAGCGCAAAATTTTGCGTCTCGAAGTGTCTATCGCATTTGCTTTTAGGCCTGTCATTTCCATTTTTGCCGCTtctttgtagaaaaatttttatcCATCGAATTAGTACATTTCATCAGTAcatttggggaaaaaaaaattagtacaCTTCATCAGTAAAATGACATTTGGGAAACTGCAATTTGAGGACCAACTACTTTTCCTCCACACGGCTAGTTGAATATACAAAATAGTTTACTATTAgaaaaaaattgttcaaaatatTTCTCACATTTTGTCGAATAAATTTTTTGGTCATTCACTTTTCAAATGTTATTTTGCATCCTTTacaaattgatgttaataaaaTTTAGCCCCAATCTAAgtttttgaccactttttaGTCTAAAATCACTAATGATTTGATTCCCATGCAATCATTTTTTACGTACAAAAAAGTCATATCGCACTTTTTTAGTGGTAATTGAATATGGATTAGATTGATTCCACAattttaagggaaaataaaTATGATTCAGATTAGATTCTACTATTTTAGGGAAAAATGAATATAGATTGTgttatttgtttaattacaaATGGGATCTAATTTTTTGGTCCTAAAAAAATTGGTTGAAAACTTAAGGTTGGGACAAAGATTTACTGACTTGTTTTTGTTAGGGACGTAAATTTATTAGtttaaaagtgaaaataaaataattcatttgACGAAAGATGAGAgatattttgaatgattttccctTACTATTACTTAACGATTTGATTGGAATAAAATTGGTCTAAGAAATATGTTTTGACTTTGTTGAAGATTCCAATAAACATATTTTACTTTCATCACAAATACAATTTCTAATGAactttttatattctcaatcacctttttatctcacataaatcacatcccaaaaaatactacaataattattgcaaaaaatatttcaaataatttcctATCCAAACATACTATTGACTTTGCAATAGACAAGTTGTAGTCATGTTTTTCcccctttatttatttctttccGTTCTTCTAGGCAAGTTTTACTATAGTAGTAAAGGGTACGTTAGAGGCTCCAAAACATATGCCTGGGGGCTATAACCGGGGATTTCAGGGAATGAAAATAGTTTGTTGTTTTAAATTAGAGCAAACTACACAGTGAACTTTCTTAGGTTTTCTTTGAAGTATCTATTTCAGCATTATACCCGAAAAAGAACGAAACTCTCCATATATGAGTATATAAGTTGGTTATagaccagaaaaaaaaaaagaaggcatTTTAGTTACTTAACCAAATCCATAGACATCAATGACTTTTCACTCATTCAATTTGGGTGGCAACGAGATGAATGAGTTCGGGAGCACTTTGCAATCCAAAGAAAGTTCAAGGGGATAATTTGTAATTAATTCTTTGACTACAGTTTGTTCCAATCCATCTATCACATTGTAGAGCTAGGAATTCTACTTCTGATGTTAAGTTTCATTCCTACAAACAAGTAATCGTTTagaatttgttttgttttgtctaTTATGAGGCCATGTCCTGCTCTCATTTTTTGCAGGAATAATAGTCTAACCAACAATTACATGTTGCCTTCAAGTTTTCAGTTCTGGAAATGAGGATCCATGATTAGCACTGTTCTTTATCATACACCAAACCAGGAGCCCAATATGATATAAACGGAAATAATCTAGATCATCAAGTTGTTCATCTACAAATGGATCATTCTATTTTCAGTTTTGTTATGTTTTATTCTCATCACAAATTTAGCAGTTGCAGTTTCAAGCTGACATCTCTGTTCAAAAGTGaactaactaattaattaattgttcTTGTGCAAAATACAGCTCTAGACCTACTAAAAAATACTGAAGTGCAAGCTATCATGGGGCCGGTGTCATCAATTCAAGCAGAATTCATAAATGATCTTGGAGATAAAGCTCATGTGCCCATCATCTCATTTTCTGCAACAAGCACATTTCTTTCACCACTTAGCAGTCCATACTTCATTCGTGCTACGCAAAATGACTCATCTCAAGTAAAAGCCATCAGTTCAATTGTCAAGGCCTTTGGATGGAGAGAAGTTGTGCCAATCTACGTTGATAATCAGCTTGGAGAAGGGATTTTACCATTCTTGACAGATGCCTTCGATGAGATTAATGCACGCATCCCTTATTGCAGTGCCATTCCTTCTTTAGCCACGGATGAGCAAATTGTTGCAGAGCTTCACAAGCTAATGACCATCCAGACTAGAGTTTTCATTGTTCATCTACTGCCCAGTCTTGGCTCTCGGCTTTTTGCTAAAGCAAAACAACTTGGAATGATGGGTGCAGGGTATGCTTGGATATGCACTGATGCCATAACAGATGAGCTTCATTCAATTGATCCTTCTATCATTGACACCATGCAAGGAGTACTAGGTGTAAGGCCTCATGTTCCTAATACTGCAGAGCTTCAAAGCTTCATTAAAAGATGGAAGTTGAAGTTTCAACAAAGCAATTCAGACATCgtcaatcctcaattgaatgtGTTTGGGCTATGGGCATATGATTCAATGACAGCACTCGCGATGGCAATAGAGGAAGCAGGAGTTTCAAACATTGGCTTTGATCAATTGTCAGATATCTCAGGGAACTCTACAGACCTTGAAAGTTTTGGTGTCTCTAGAAATGGTCCTAAGCTTTTGCAGGCAATGTTAGGCACAGCATTTCAAGGCCTAAGTGGAGACTTCATTATAGTTGACGGACAACTTGAATCTCCAGTTTATGACATAGTAAACGTCattggtaatggtgtaaaagAAATTGGCTTCTGGACTGCAGATAAAGGAATTGTTAGGCAGATAAACCCTATAACTATAAAGAAACTGGGAACTATATTGTGGCCAGGTGACACTGCAACTCCTCCTAAGGGCTGGGCAAATCCAAAAAATGGGAAGAAGTTGAGGGTTGGTGTACCAGTGAATTCTCGATTTAGTCAATTTGTAAAGGTTACAAGAAACTCCCAGACAAATACAACCATGGTCAAAGGATATTGCATTGATATATTTGATGCAGTAATGGCTTTGGTACCATATGCTGTCCCTTATGAGTATGTTCCTTTTGCAACGTCAGATGGTATGAGTGCTGGAAGTTACGATGGCTTGGTGTACCAAGTCTATTTAGGGGTAATGCCTCTCTCCCTCTTATACTAGTAATACATTTTTATTTCAGGCAACATAGAGATATCCATTTTGGTTGAACATAGACAACTACTTCTAAGAAGTTTTTTCTGCAAACAAACCATGCTTACTCACTCTAGTTTGCAGACATATTAAATATGGAtgtcaattttcaatttatGATGCTGCTGCAAAAGAAACAACAATGGTGAAAGACATCTATCAAAATTTACAACCTTTTGAATTTTCGTCAACCTTTTCCACAAGAGACACACACTGAACCATGCAAAGCATCATATAATAGCATATCACGCTTGCTAATAGTTATAGCTTGTCTGCTAAGTTCATGAAAGGCAGAGTCCTGAATCGTACTTCATGTTCATCTACCAGAATTTTGATGCAGTCGCTGGAGACATAGCAATCACAGCAAACAGGTCGCTGTATGTTGACTTTTCTTTGGCATATACTGAGTCTGGGATAGCGATGATTGTTCCCACAGACAACCAAAGTAGAAATACATGGATATTTTTGAAGCCACTAACTTGGGATCTTTGGCTGACAAGTTTTTTAGCTTTTATCACTATTGGTCTTCTTATTTGGGTTCTTGAACATAGAATAAATGATGAATTCAGGGGACCGCCTTTGCATCAAATTGGCACGATCCTCTGCTTCTCCTTCTCTACCATGGTTTTTGCACATCGTAAGTTTTCATCCTTCTCCACATTATTTTTTTCACATAGTAGCATGGAATTTTCTACTATGAAGAGGATGTATCACTTTCCTTCTTCCCTGTATTTTGGTAGTTTTGGTTTGCTATAATATTCATGCCCTATTGTCTTTACTTGGTAACTCCACatcttttagaaaaaaattcatgaaattGTAGGGAAAATCAACGTGTTTCTAAACTTACAAAATCATTTAATATTGACTTTTTGTGTTGGGAGTTTACTGAAATTTCTTCTGTTATTTATTTATCTGTTTTTCATAGAGGAGAAGATAGTAAGTAATTTGGCCAGGTTCGTGCTGGTCATCTGGTTCCTTGTTGTGTTTATACTTACCCAGAGCTATACAGCCAGCCTTACAACAAGGTTAACAGTACAACAACTCCAACCAACTATAACGAGTGTAGATGAGCTCATCAAGACCAGGGCGTATGTTGGTTACCAAAATGCTTcgtttctttcaaaaattctgcTTCAAATGGGATTTGATGAGTCTAGACTTGTAGCTTTCAACTCTTCAGAGGAATTAAATGATCTTTCTACCAAAGGGAGCGGAAATGGGGGCATTGCTGCTGTTTTTGATGAGATCCCATATATGAAGCTTATACTTGGCACATATTGTAAGACTGACGGTTTCGGATTTGTAAGCCACATGCTTTCACTGTTGCCTACTGAGCTTATTCTACTTTCTTTTCCTACAAGTTTCACTCACTGTTTGTTTCCTGAATTTCATGACTAACAGGCATTTCCAATTGGATCTCCTCTTGCACCTGAAGTTTCAAGAGCGATCCTGAATGTTACACAGGGCTTTCAAATTcttgaaattgagaaaaaatggcATTTGGAAACATCCCGCTGCCAAGACTACAGCGCATCTTCCACTCCTGGCAGCTTGGACGTAGGGAGCTTTCGCGGCCTATTTTTAATCATGGGAATAACAGCTATTTCAGCTTTCATAATCCATTGGACAATGTTCTTATACGAGCATTGAGCTTATTGGTCAACGATGAAGATTGAGAACAAGGCGTTTCATGCGGATCCATTCATAATGCAAGAATTATCCTACGTTTACATATTGGTAGCATTGTATAGAACTTTCCCTGTTAAAGTGGTCCTTCATATTTGATTAAACTATTTGTGGTTATGTAATGTTCCTTTTGTCCTCCTccttgtttcattttcttttgtttttcaagtCCATTTTCTATTCCATTCATCCCTTCTTTCGTCCTACTAGCTTCCCACCCAACCCTGCTAGTTCTCGCAACCTACTATGTATGTAAAAGCCAAGCCATGTAGCCAATTAGCTTACAGATTTGCGTGAGCCTAGAAGGTGAACACAAGTTACTTAAATCCGTTAATATTTTGATGGggtgttgaaaaaaaaaagaatgtttgTGGGGGTAAATTCGATAATTATTTGAGAATTGATTGACTATTCTCAACTTAAAGACTTACTTGATGGAGGAGTAAgaaaacttgtattataattcGATAATTATTTGTATTATACTCTTGAACACTTGTCACCTTTCTTGTTATTGTGTTCGAAAATTGGGTCAGAGTAAGAAAACCATAGAGTCAGTTTTTGTTCATCTTTTCCAGCTGTGTAGAATTGGTTATTAATAAGTTTCTGTATCAAGCATTTCCATGTGTTGTGCTGCTGAATTCTTGGTTGAGGAGTTGgtcttgattatttttataaacAGTAAAATACATTTACGATCCTGTGGTTtaatgatttttcatataactCTCTctagtttcaaaagttatatatagCTCATTCATAGTTTAGACTAAAGCGTCAAAATGATATAAATGATTCTCTGTAACAGAACTcataaaaatgttaaaattatccttgtttgaaaATTCAAATGGTTGAAGTGACTAgctaaaatatataaacatattaTGCGTGATACTTTAACCCTGTATGATTTAATATTTTactatataacccccttatagttttatattttaccatattacCCTCTTATGGTTTAGTATTTTACCTTAACCTTTTTATGGTTTTCAAAAAATATGCATAGCCCCccgtggttaataaataatttttaacttcaTATAGGGGTACTTTTGGCATTTCAGTGGACTCCGTTATGGAATGCAGATTTCGTCATTTTAACACTTTAATTTAAATCATGAGAAGATTATATATAACTTTTCAATACATAGAGAGATTATGTGAAAAATAGCAAAACCGCAGGTGGTAAAGtgcattttacccttttataaaTGATGGAAGCATCAACAATTATTAAAATCACAAGCACATATTTTTACAGCAGTCTCGCTATAATCAACAAGAAGCAGTTGCCAGAGCATCTTCAAGAGTTTACACATTGCTAAAATTTTTATTAGCCTTGTCTGCTTCACATCATAATCGGCATCCATCATATTCCCAAAGCACGCACCTTCAGTCTCACTTGTCACCCATCATTGTTCTGCCCCATCACCAACCTTTGCATGACCCTGGATACCGAAGGCATCCCTGAGGTGATCTCTAGTTCCTATGAGGTGGAGATGATGGCCTCTATCCATGTTTTTTCCTTCATCTTCTTTTGTAACATCACTTAATTCTGTATCCAATTTGATCCTTGTATGGTGATGCAACTCATTAGAAAatcaaggttttttttttcttttacagttaacatttaaatttttattttctcacaTTATGAAGAATTTCATTTTCTTGGGATATTTTGTGGTTTTAGTACTACTTGAGACATTAATGTTGTCAATAAAGTATATTTATATGTAATTAGCGATGATATTTTGAGAACTAAAGTCTCTTTCTTTCTCAAATATGAGCTCACTTTTTTTGGTATTCTAAATTAGCTACTACTCAAGCTGATTACAGGCAATGAGAACAAGTTTTGTTTAGgaaatgcaatctagaaatccATTTATGGAACTTAGATCCAAACAGATGGCTAATAAAATTACATTGCAATTGAGGGATGGTTTAGCATGTTACAGATTAAGTAGCCTCAATAACTAAAGTAGTAGTCTATGCTAATATAAAGATCTGACTTTATATTGTAATCTCATCTTGGCACTCTATTACTTCAAAAGAATTTTTTATTAAGTATTTCACTATCTAAGATCcctttttgttaattttcagAATGTGgttcattttctattttatgttGTTTGCTATCAGCACTCATGGTACTCTAGATcaacttttctctttttaaacAGAATAACATGTTATATGATATGGACTAAATGTGTGACAATAATACCATTGATAATATATAGTGGTTCCCTCTATTGTCGAAACAACTTGGAGATTCCACGAAGAACCTCTTAATAGTGTTGGTAAGACGGCTTTGGTCAAAGGATGCTCAACAACTATTAAGAGGTAGGGAAAGGAACAATATGACATTCATCATCAGGTGTGAAAGAGGTGGAACAAGTCACTGACCTCATAATCCAACGTGCAAGAAACATGAAGTTCTCCATCGCGCATGATTGGCTACTCATTTGTGATTTTCAGTAAGAGAAAAGTTTAAGGGGCATGGAAAATTAAAgggtaaattacattttacccccctgtgatttaccctttttttacataatccccctatgatttcaaaagctatacataaccccctcatggtttggattaaagtgtcaaaataacggaaatagtcactcgtaacggaacttctaaaaatgtcgaaattacccttataaatacatgacacattaaccccctatgatttttatattttaccatataacccccttatggtttaatactttaccatataacccccttatgattttcaaaatatacacataaccccccttggttaatacataaatttcaaccttaaataagggtatttttgacattttagatgATGCCGTTACGAGTGACTATTtccgttactttgacactttaatccaaaccataagggggttatgtatagcttttgaaaccataggggggttatgtgaaaaaatgctaaaccacaagggggtaaagtggaatttgcccaAAATTAAATAGAGATTGAGTTTATCTCATAACCATGAACCATGAAATCACATGTATGTTCATCCTTACTGTCCTCATCCTACTCGAGCATATTTGTTAATCATCATAAAGATGACTACGGAAGCTGTCTTCGGAAGAGAATCCATATTTTTAAGCAATTGCTCAAACAATTTATGATGCAAggataaacaaataaacaaagatTGTTTGGCTAGGCATACAATAATTCGGCCAGTATTGGAAGAAAACAGTCAAGAAGAGTTTGCTTATGATATTGACTATCATTGACATACTAAATCAGGCCTAATAATCGTAAAAGTTTTCATATTATTGTTTAgctgctttttttttaatcacatTTAGTTTCAGATAGTTTTCTTATTTAGTAATTTGAGTATTGTATCAGGTGATATCATAGGTGGAACTAGAAAATTTCTTTTGAGGGGCGAACTCTAATTCAACTAAGacttaatatataatataaaatatttgtatttgtttatttaaatttatacaTAATCTATTTTCAAAGAAGAAAAGCTtgatttttcaaaactttttttggggggggggggctcTAATTATGCCTAACGGTGATATCTTATTGTGTTGGTTTCTTATTCAACCTTATAGGTAATGTATCATGTTATTGTGTTCagttaaaaaagaatgaaaaattgTGAGTCTTGTttttataataatattattattatattaagggaaatttgccaaattggtccctaacatttaccaaaaacacttttttagtccttaacatataaaatcagccaaaatgatccttcacatttaaattatGAGCCAATTTGGTCATATTGCTCGTTTTTGTTCATTTCTCCgactaaaaatagcacgcccccctcacgtggt from Coffea eugenioides isolate CCC68of chromosome 8, Ceug_1.0, whole genome shotgun sequence encodes the following:
- the LOC113781185 gene encoding glutamate receptor 2.7-like; this translates as MQKKLKHLNVHAFLLSFPQILWVLILPSQIVSAQKNTTIPVNVGVVLDMDTWIGKMGLSCISMALSDFYSSHSDYKTRIVLNNRDSKKDVVGAAAAALDLLKNTEVQAIMGPVSSIQAEFINDLGDKAHVPIISFSATSTFLSPLSSPYFIRATQNDSSQVKAISSIVKAFGWREVVPIYVDNQLGEGILPFLTDAFDEINARIPYCSAIPSLATDEQIVAELHKLMTIQTRVFIVHLLPSLGSRLFAKAKQLGMMGAGYAWICTDAITDELHSIDPSIIDTMQGVLGVRPHVPNTAELQSFIKRWKLKFQQSNSDIVNPQLNVFGLWAYDSMTALAMAIEEAGVSNIGFDQLSDISGNSTDLESFGVSRNGPKLLQAMLGTAFQGLSGDFIIVDGQLESPVYDIVNVIGNGVKEIGFWTADKGIVRQINPITIKKLGTILWPGDTATPPKGWANPKNGKKLRVGVPVNSRFSQFVKVTRNSQTNTTMVKGYCIDIFDAVMALVPYAVPYEYVPFATSDGMSAGSYDGLVYQVYLGNFDAVAGDIAITANRSLYVDFSLAYTESGIAMIVPTDNQSRNTWIFLKPLTWDLWLTSFLAFITIGLLIWVLEHRINDEFRGPPLHQIGTILCFSFSTMVFAHQEKIVSNLARFVLVIWFLVVFILTQSYTASLTTRLTVQQLQPTITSVDELIKTRAYVGYQNASFLSKILLQMGFDESRLVAFNSSEELNDLSTKGSGNGGIAAVFDEIPYMKLILGTYCKTDGFGFAFPIGSPLAPEVSRAILNVTQGFQILEIEKKWHLETSRCQDYSASSTPGSLDVGSFRGLFLIMGITAISAFIIHWTMFLYEH